The following proteins are co-located in the Marispirochaeta aestuarii genome:
- a CDS encoding NERD domain-containing protein, with product MAVMYPEALDSEQIESGAEIFMFEQFKKQLDDSFHVFHNVTWTGNRNLRGECDFIIFKKDRGFLTLEIKGGQIENIDSAWFSVNRYGQRIRIKDPVRQARYAQYAFRDLYRNHFRTPFSGIFSWGVCFPEAVISDNLGHRDLNEFNVLHAGNLDRLYDWIQRLFDYTRPQENNSLSREEGEQFLSLFKGNMVLHRSMLFAMRRQQEELESVGRFQDYLLNLFDDKSRVGFQGAAGTGKTWLAIKKTMRLADEGKHVLFLCFSSNLRYEILRKIGGLSRVTIETFHTFALKVLADFLAAILEEVGMKREFVSFMGRLYRETGEEEFFDSRGDYLEYLRWISKVPCHVDLRAIFRREKFLQDEVFARVLNTLLPGSPADSACSEDRDFFSDRLPSALELIFHEYTLKDTFDAIVIDEAQDFEDKWCDCIDYFFTNRDERVIYIFYDDNQSIFQPDTKLPVVKLLASKELGDYIFRLKNNLRNTPSILDFAVRKTGLGATAVPLEMSGNDPVEKNFSQRDEVVSFVDETIRTLLQEHQLNRGMITILSNLSYENSALSQAGSVCGYRLEPEIMTHSKGICFRTISQFKGLESDVVILLLDYTFTPGEQHHNITDELVYVGCTRAKYLLYVANILPGG from the coding sequence ATGGCAGTAATGTATCCTGAGGCACTGGATTCGGAGCAGATCGAGTCCGGTGCCGAAATCTTCATGTTTGAACAGTTCAAAAAGCAGCTGGATGACTCGTTTCATGTTTTTCATAATGTGACCTGGACCGGGAACCGTAACCTACGGGGCGAGTGTGACTTTATTATCTTTAAAAAGGATCGGGGCTTCCTTACCCTGGAGATCAAGGGCGGTCAGATTGAGAATATCGACAGCGCCTGGTTTTCCGTCAATCGCTACGGACAGCGCATCCGCATCAAGGACCCTGTACGGCAGGCACGTTACGCCCAGTACGCCTTCCGGGATCTTTACCGAAACCACTTCAGGACCCCCTTTTCCGGGATTTTCTCCTGGGGTGTCTGCTTTCCCGAGGCGGTAATCAGCGATAATCTCGGGCATCGGGACCTGAACGAGTTCAACGTTCTGCATGCGGGCAACCTGGACCGCCTGTATGACTGGATCCAGCGGCTCTTTGATTATACCCGGCCCCAGGAGAACAATTCCCTGTCCCGGGAGGAGGGGGAGCAGTTTCTCTCACTTTTCAAAGGCAATATGGTTCTGCATCGCTCAATGCTCTTCGCCATGCGCCGTCAGCAGGAAGAGCTGGAATCGGTTGGCCGTTTTCAGGATTACCTGCTGAACCTCTTTGACGATAAAAGCAGGGTCGGTTTTCAGGGGGCCGCCGGGACCGGAAAAACCTGGCTGGCGATTAAAAAAACAATGCGCCTTGCGGATGAGGGCAAGCACGTTCTTTTTCTCTGTTTCTCCTCCAATCTGCGCTATGAGATCCTGCGCAAAATCGGCGGTCTTTCCCGGGTAACCATCGAAACCTTTCATACCTTCGCCCTGAAGGTCCTGGCTGACTTCCTGGCTGCCATCCTTGAAGAGGTCGGAATGAAACGCGAGTTCGTCTCTTTCATGGGCAGACTCTACCGGGAAACAGGAGAAGAGGAGTTCTTCGATTCCCGGGGGGATTATCTCGAGTATCTCCGCTGGATCTCCAAGGTCCCCTGTCATGTGGACCTGCGGGCCATTTTTCGCAGGGAGAAGTTCCTTCAGGATGAGGTTTTCGCCCGGGTTCTGAACACCCTTTTGCCCGGATCCCCCGCGGATTCAGCCTGCAGCGAAGACCGGGATTTCTTCTCGGACAGGCTTCCCTCGGCGCTGGAGCTCATTTTCCATGAATACACCCTCAAGGACACCTTTGATGCCATTGTCATCGATGAGGCCCAGGACTTCGAGGATAAGTGGTGTGACTGCATAGACTACTTTTTTACCAACCGGGATGAACGGGTCATCTATATATTTTACGATGACAACCAGTCCATCTTTCAGCCCGACACCAAGCTTCCCGTCGTAAAGCTGCTGGCATCAAAGGAGCTGGGGGATTACATCTTTCGGCTGAAGAACAACCTGCGCAATACCCCCAGCATTCTCGACTTCGCTGTGCGAAAAACAGGTCTCGGCGCTACTGCCGTTCCCCTGGAGATGTCCGGGAACGATCCGGTGGAAAAGAACTTCTCCCAGCGTGATGAAGTTGTCTCCTTTGTGGATGAGACGATCCGGACTCTGCTTCAGGAGCACCAGCTGAACAGGGGCATGATAACGATCCTGTCGAATCTCAGTTACGAGAACTCCGCCCTCAGTCAGGCCGGGTCGGTATGCGGCTACAGGCTCGAGCCGGAGATCATGACCCATTCGAAGGGGATCTGCTTCAGGACTATCAGCCAGTTCAAAGGACTCGAGTCGGATGTTGTAATCCTCCTTCTCGATTATACGTTTACCCCTGGGGAGCAGCACCATAACATTACGGATGAACTGGTGTATGTGGGGTGTACCAGGGCCAAGTACCTGCTCTATGTCGCCAATATTCTTCCCGGCGGCTGA
- a CDS encoding mechanosensitive ion channel family protein, whose product MQNLIRLEQIQWDKFFEGGLVLVLGIAFVRMILMPGIALFFRGASQQVRLGVRKLVWYTGLFFVLVGALSRMGVQVTGILGAAGIAGVAVGVASQSSLSNIIAGLFLVSENAFTIGDVIQVETTTGVVYAVDLLAVRLRTFDNTLIRIPHQKLITSVVTNITKFPVRRMDFKLRVPYGTDLRLVEELLRQVVSRHPLALNNPEAFVMFTEFSSSGVETLLGVWFEKSDYVAVKNGITVDLLETFASRGIELPYPHIEIVSGTDKETHGSNVS is encoded by the coding sequence ATGCAGAATCTGATACGCCTTGAACAGATACAGTGGGATAAGTTTTTCGAAGGCGGCCTTGTGCTGGTGCTGGGGATCGCCTTTGTCCGTATGATCCTTATGCCGGGAATCGCCCTCTTTTTTCGCGGAGCTTCACAGCAGGTCCGGCTGGGAGTACGAAAACTGGTCTGGTACACGGGTCTTTTCTTTGTTCTTGTGGGAGCTCTTTCCCGCATGGGAGTACAGGTCACCGGTATCCTGGGCGCCGCAGGTATCGCCGGAGTTGCCGTGGGTGTCGCATCCCAGTCTTCCCTGAGCAACATTATTGCCGGTCTCTTTCTTGTCTCCGAGAACGCTTTTACCATCGGGGACGTCATTCAGGTGGAGACCACAACCGGTGTAGTCTATGCGGTAGACCTGCTGGCTGTACGCCTCAGGACCTTCGATAATACTCTTATCCGGATTCCCCACCAGAAGCTGATTACCTCGGTGGTTACCAACATTACAAAATTCCCGGTTCGACGTATGGATTTCAAGCTGCGGGTGCCCTATGGTACGGATCTCAGGCTGGTGGAGGAGCTGCTGCGTCAGGTTGTCAGCCGGCATCCCCTGGCGCTGAACAATCCCGAAGCCTTTGTCATGTTTACGGAGTTTTCCTCTTCCGGTGTTGAGACCCTCCTGGGGGTCTGGTTCGAAAAAAGCGATTATGTTGCCGTAAAGAACGGCATAACCGTGGATCTACTGGAGACCTTTGCGTCCCGGGGCATTGAATTGCCCTATCCTCATATAGAAATCGTCAGCGGAACTGATAAGGAGACCCATGGCAGTAATGTATCCTGA
- the radC gene encoding RadC family protein, with the protein METVYDSSGFNSAETEGPRERIAAAGPGRIADVDLLKALLGSGTRNYRVDSVAGSLLRYFDNMGGTRSPSYQDLLSLPGMGTAKAAQIIAAWEFCRRRLRPAEASVRTPEDLIPLIRHYGDRPQEHFLSIPLNGAHEVIGIHIVSVGLVNRTLVHPREVFRPALESSAAALICAHNHPSGRLEPSREDQEITLRLLRAGTLLGIPVLDHLIFHGSRFYSFLSEGQIRHGGEWEK; encoded by the coding sequence CCGCTGCGGGACCGGGAAGAATAGCGGATGTCGACCTTTTAAAGGCCCTTCTGGGCTCCGGAACACGGAACTACCGGGTGGATTCCGTAGCCGGCAGCCTGCTGCGGTACTTTGACAATATGGGAGGCACGAGAAGTCCCAGCTATCAGGATCTCCTCAGCCTTCCGGGAATGGGAACGGCCAAGGCGGCCCAGATTATCGCGGCCTGGGAATTCTGCCGGCGGCGGCTGCGCCCTGCGGAAGCCTCCGTCCGGACTCCTGAGGACCTGATACCCCTTATCCGTCATTACGGAGACAGGCCGCAGGAACATTTCTTGAGTATTCCCCTCAACGGGGCCCACGAAGTGATTGGAATCCACATTGTTTCGGTGGGGCTAGTAAACAGAACGTTGGTGCATCCCAGAGAAGTGTTCCGTCCTGCCCTGGAAAGCTCCGCCGCAGCCCTCATCTGTGCCCATAACCACCCTTCGGGAAGGCTCGAGCCCTCCCGGGAAGACCAGGAAATCACCTTACGTTTACTACGGGCAGGTACGCTATTGGGAATTCCGGTGCTGGATCATCTTATCTTTCACGGGAGCAGATTCTACAGCTTCCTGAGCGAGGGACAGATCCGTCATGGGGGAGAATGGGAAAAGTAG